A genomic window from Carcharodon carcharias isolate sCarCar2 chromosome X, sCarCar2.pri, whole genome shotgun sequence includes:
- the LOC121273326 gene encoding cytochrome c oxidase assembly protein COX14 isoform X2, translating into MVSSKRLADLGYKMFSGSMMLLTVYGGYLCSARAYRYFQNQKALKAAAEEQANEMIKD; encoded by the coding sequence ATGGTGTCCTCCAAGAGGCTTGCAGACCTTGGATACAAGATGTTCTCTGGGTCAATGATGTTACTGACAGTGTACGGTGGTTACCTGTGCAGTGCCCGTGCGTACCGCTACTTCCAGAATCAAAAGGCTTTAAAGGCAGCGGCTGAAGAACAAGCCAATGAAATGATAAAGGACTAG
- the LOC121273326 gene encoding cytochrome c oxidase assembly protein COX14 isoform X1 translates to MMWGLHLAPPVPFLEQPGFAAAAWVHGHYSEERDCALLRSATMVSSKRLADLGYKMFSGSMMLLTVYGGYLCSARAYRYFQNQKALKAAAEEQANEMIKD, encoded by the exons ATGATGTGGGGACTGCATTTGGCCCCCCCAGTCCCCTTCCTTGAACAGCcaggttttgctgctgctgcctgggTTCATGGCCATTACAGTGAGGAAAGGGATTGTGCACTGTTAAG atcTGCTACAATGGTGTCCTCCAAGAGGCTTGCAGACCTTGGATACAAGATGTTCTCTGGGTCAATGATGTTACTGACAGTGTACGGTGGTTACCTGTGCAGTGCCCGTGCGTACCGCTACTTCCAGAATCAAAAGGCTTTAAAGGCAGCGGCTGAAGAACAAGCCAATGAAATGATAAAGGACTAG